A single region of the Alphaproteobacteria bacterium genome encodes:
- the lysS gene encoding lysine--tRNA ligase: MTVSSPIPADISQEENEFRNARLAKLKALVDKGITPYPYKFNCSHKTAELQTKYEKLAVGEETKDEVSLAGRIMACRNSGMFIDLRDDTGKIQIFSHKDYLNEGDQELLKLLDVGDFIGVKGLIRRTPRGELTINSSQIEILSKALLPLPEKYHGLTDQEVRYRQRYLDLIMNEESRETLRNRSRIVSEIRACLIEKGFLEVETPMLQRIPGGATAKPFVTHHNALGMDLFLRIAPELYLKRLVVGGLSEKVFEINRSFRNEGISTRHNPEFTMLELYQAYADYNDMMDLTEEIFGRLVETLYGKTAVTFGEHTIDFKGPWQRKSMCQLVCDETKVDFLTIESDQEAQDMAKKLGVSVDKKDSWGKVVEAVFAEKVEPNLIQPTHVTDFPLDISPLAKVHRDNPRLTERFETFINAWEVANAFSELTDPIDQRKRFEAQVRERESGDEEAQHLDQDYLTAMEYGMPPMGGLGIGIDRLTMLLTNSPSIRDVIAFPTMRPKKD, from the coding sequence ATGACTGTTTCTTCCCCAATTCCTGCAGATATTTCCCAAGAGGAAAATGAGTTTCGCAATGCCCGTTTGGCAAAGCTGAAGGCTCTAGTGGACAAGGGAATAACCCCCTACCCTTACAAATTTAATTGCAGTCACAAAACGGCAGAGCTTCAGACAAAGTATGAAAAACTTGCTGTGGGTGAAGAAACGAAGGATGAAGTTTCTCTTGCTGGACGTATTATGGCCTGCCGAAATAGTGGGATGTTTATTGATCTTCGGGACGATACTGGCAAGATTCAAATTTTTAGCCATAAGGATTATTTGAACGAAGGGGATCAAGAACTCTTAAAGTTATTGGATGTGGGTGATTTTATTGGGGTTAAAGGATTGATCCGTCGGACGCCTCGTGGTGAGTTGACCATTAACAGTTCACAGATCGAAATTCTCAGCAAGGCTCTCTTGCCTCTTCCGGAAAAATACCACGGTCTTACGGACCAGGAAGTCCGCTATCGCCAGCGCTATTTGGATCTCATTATGAATGAAGAAAGCCGTGAAACACTTCGGAATCGCTCTCGAATTGTTTCTGAGATTCGAGCATGCCTTATTGAAAAGGGTTTCCTAGAAGTTGAAACTCCCATGCTGCAGCGTATTCCTGGCGGTGCGACGGCAAAGCCGTTTGTGACCCATCATAATGCCTTGGGCATGGATCTCTTTCTGAGAATTGCCCCCGAGTTATATTTGAAACGCTTGGTTGTCGGCGGTCTTTCGGAAAAAGTTTTTGAGATCAATCGCTCCTTTAGGAATGAGGGCATCTCAACCCGCCACAATCCAGAGTTTACCATGTTGGAGTTGTACCAAGCGTATGCCGATTACAATGACATGATGGATCTAACCGAAGAAATTTTTGGCCGATTGGTCGAAACACTTTACGGCAAAACGGCTGTGACTTTTGGAGAGCACACCATTGACTTTAAAGGCCCTTGGCAACGTAAATCCATGTGTCAGCTGGTCTGTGATGAGACTAAAGTGGACTTTTTGACCATTGAATCTGACCAGGAAGCACAGGATATGGCTAAGAAACTGGGCGTTTCTGTGGACAAAAAGGATAGCTGGGGCAAGGTTGTCGAGGCCGTTTTTGCAGAAAAGGTGGAGCCAAACTTAATCCAACCAACTCATGTGACTGATTTTCCATTGGATATATCCCCCTTGGCCAAAGTCCATAGAGACAATCCTCGTTTAACGGAGCGCTTCGAGACATTTATCAATGCTTGGGAAGTGGCCAATGCTTTTTCTGAGCTCACAGATCCCATCGATCAGCGCAAGCGTTTTGAGGCCCAAGTACGTGAAAGGGAATCAGGGGACGAAGAAGCACAGCATTTGGACCAAGATTATCTGACGGCTATGGAATATGG